From the Bdellovibrio reynosensis genome, one window contains:
- a CDS encoding DUF4194 domain-containing protein yields MAFEDIKKSRRFVEAARRLVKGRYVLRSDNQAAFEAIEDLQIQLNEYFSLQGAELVIEASTGVARLVEVQDFDYQVSFSAKKTLNPLESVICLFLRQRRHEHITGKDVVTESVVVTDDDIWNFCLPFNRQKIVKRFRTDEFDVAISSLREKQVVSQNSDGTYTITPVCDIIIPHDLVSNYLEEAKKYFASRTAKDLPE; encoded by the coding sequence ATGGCGTTTGAAGACATAAAGAAATCTCGTAGGTTTGTTGAAGCCGCAAGACGTTTGGTAAAAGGACGATATGTTCTCCGTTCTGATAATCAAGCAGCGTTTGAAGCTATAGAGGATCTACAGATTCAATTAAACGAGTACTTTTCGCTCCAAGGGGCGGAACTGGTTATAGAGGCTTCCACGGGTGTTGCTCGGTTAGTTGAAGTTCAAGACTTTGACTATCAGGTATCCTTTAGCGCTAAGAAGACGCTCAATCCGTTAGAGAGTGTGATATGCCTGTTTTTAAGACAGCGTCGTCACGAGCACATAACTGGCAAAGACGTTGTCACCGAGTCAGTAGTAGTCACCGATGATGATATTTGGAATTTCTGTTTGCCATTTAATCGACAGAAAATTGTGAAACGTTTTCGCACCGATGAATTTGACGTAGCAATTTCTTCATTGAGAGAGAAGCAAGTAGTCTCTCAAAACAGTGACGGTACTTACACGATAACTCCAGTATGTGACATCATTATTCCACATGATCTTGTGTCGAACTATTTAGAAGAGGCAAAGAAGTATTTTGCTTCACGTACAGCTAAGGACCTCCCTGAATGA
- a CDS encoding metallophosphoesterase family protein, with product MKIHAISDTHGNHHAFDKILSGGDLIVHCGDSDCNDTESSDKFFKWCLNISSRYSKGMILTGGNHDSYLAGHIAEIKNFLSNSNVHLLLNEFVDLEGFKAFGSPCSILYSDTWNSFADTDRELSKNCWQQIPNQLDLLVTHSPPFNILDGGMGSPGLLEKIKEAQPKLHIFGHIHQFGGVYDTLSSVFVNAASLGSLGSSPKYPFEIEYDLLSREVVSVKRSSFY from the coding sequence ATGAAAATACACGCGATAAGCGACACACACGGTAACCATCATGCTTTCGATAAAATTCTAAGTGGTGGCGACTTAATCGTTCACTGCGGTGATTCAGACTGTAATGATACCGAATCATCCGACAAGTTCTTCAAATGGTGTCTCAATATCTCTTCCCGATACTCAAAAGGAATGATCCTTACAGGAGGAAATCACGATAGCTATTTGGCCGGCCACATCGCTGAAATAAAGAATTTTTTGTCTAACTCAAATGTTCACTTACTTCTAAATGAATTTGTCGACCTAGAAGGTTTTAAAGCTTTTGGCAGTCCATGCTCAATTTTATACAGCGATACCTGGAATTCATTTGCAGACACGGATCGCGAACTCAGTAAAAACTGCTGGCAGCAAATACCTAACCAACTCGATCTTCTCGTAACGCATTCCCCTCCATTTAATATCCTTGATGGAGGAATGGGATCACCAGGCCTTTTGGAAAAGATCAAAGAGGCGCAACCAAAATTACATATTTTCGGTCACATCCACCAATTTGGCGGTGTCTACGACACGCTCTCTTCAGTTTTCGTCAATGCCGCATCGCTGGGAAGTTTAGGCTCGAGTCCTAAGTATCCATTTGAAATTGAATATGACTTGCTTTCTAGAGAAGTAGTCTCCGTCAAAAGAAGCAGTTTCTACTAA
- a CDS encoding DUF2141 domain-containing protein: MSLATVLSLFLFQTPPAQAANVTIEGFRNKEGFAAISVFHEREQRAFPGEAAKAYKTFYLPIPQNKKIEIKLDNVPAGKYAIALLHDEDGNKKLNTVLGYPREGFGFSNNPRVLVGAPDFSKCAVELNDDSLVNIKLKYF; encoded by the coding sequence ATGTCTTTAGCAACGGTTCTATCTTTATTTTTATTCCAAACTCCGCCAGCTCAGGCTGCCAATGTAACTATCGAAGGCTTTAGAAATAAAGAAGGCTTTGCGGCTATCAGCGTGTTCCACGAAAGAGAACAAAGAGCATTCCCTGGCGAAGCGGCGAAAGCTTACAAGACTTTTTACCTTCCAATTCCTCAGAATAAAAAAATTGAGATTAAATTAGATAATGTTCCTGCTGGCAAATATGCCATTGCTCTTCTTCATGATGAAGATGGAAATAAAAAATTAAACACGGTGCTTGGTTATCCTCGCGAAGGCTTCGGTTTTTCAAATAATCCAAGAGTTCTTGTAGGCGCTCCTGACTTTTCAAAATGCGCGGTTGAACTGAATGATGATTCGTTGGTGAATATCAAACTTAAGTACTTCTAG
- a CDS encoding hypervirulence associated TUDOR domain-containing protein: protein MAFRVGSKVKWAWYGSFIHGRVEEVFHEAVTKTIKGKKITRRGSKETPAYLVKSDAGNLALKLQTELEKDAKQTPSSPRMFQDP from the coding sequence ATGGCGTTCAGGGTGGGTTCAAAGGTAAAATGGGCATGGTATGGGTCCTTTATTCATGGACGCGTGGAAGAAGTGTTCCATGAGGCAGTCACGAAAACCATCAAAGGCAAAAAGATCACGCGTCGCGGAAGCAAGGAAACCCCGGCTTACTTAGTTAAATCAGATGCGGGAAACCTCGCTTTAAAATTACAAACTGAGCTTGAAAAGGACGCTAAACAAACCCCATCATCTCCGCGAATGTTTCAAGATCCTTAA
- a CDS encoding Wadjet anti-phage system protein JetD domain-containing protein, producing the protein MIFRVDKVIDSIEKSFLIDGIDEFTCDLRLTEEIRKNFTQFEQQIRGYQEIEIVEWRDARLSGMKTGFPSVIKFGPPLIYRVRPELKKIRRSFESAISVGKVLDVKTYVRDNYSLCKKNHEDLQASVLIAEYIVENREIIKGLLPRQIAHGQSTKLLADNPLVKGLLSVTFAGVLNDGQGDVFDYLGLKKKPISFQFFANKVSIRGVSVSNFYGVINEINAGDFLFDVKRTIIVENEESFHPLAEIIHDSLVIFGGGWRVAGLKHFSRLLPGTVFYWGDIDSEGIEILNGISSQMENVTPVAMDQNAITYFGSLIQTVKSHKPSVENIHILQEEYVRVCKEGIRIEQEQIEISYVVQEIERSKPF; encoded by the coding sequence ATGATTTTTCGCGTTGATAAAGTTATTGATTCAATCGAGAAGAGCTTTCTTATTGATGGGATCGACGAGTTCACTTGTGATCTGAGGTTAACCGAAGAGATTCGGAAAAATTTTACTCAATTCGAGCAACAAATTAGGGGATACCAAGAGATTGAAATAGTGGAATGGCGTGACGCGCGTTTATCCGGGATGAAAACGGGTTTTCCATCCGTGATCAAATTTGGACCTCCTTTAATTTATAGAGTTAGGCCCGAATTGAAGAAAATTAGACGTAGTTTTGAATCAGCGATTTCAGTGGGCAAAGTATTAGATGTGAAAACCTACGTCCGTGACAATTATTCTCTTTGCAAAAAAAATCACGAAGACTTGCAAGCATCAGTTTTAATTGCAGAGTACATAGTCGAAAATAGAGAAATTATTAAAGGCTTACTTCCCAGGCAGATTGCACATGGGCAGTCGACTAAACTATTAGCGGACAATCCTTTAGTAAAAGGTCTCCTTTCAGTTACCTTTGCCGGAGTTCTTAATGATGGCCAGGGCGATGTATTCGATTATTTGGGATTGAAGAAAAAACCTATTTCATTCCAATTTTTTGCAAATAAGGTATCGATCAGAGGAGTTTCCGTATCTAACTTTTATGGCGTCATTAATGAAATAAATGCTGGTGATTTCTTATTCGATGTTAAAAGGACCATCATCGTTGAAAATGAAGAATCGTTTCATCCACTTGCCGAAATAATTCATGATTCGCTAGTGATATTCGGTGGAGGATGGAGAGTTGCTGGCCTCAAGCATTTTTCGCGTCTTTTACCTGGAACGGTATTTTATTGGGGTGATATAGATTCGGAAGGTATAGAAATCTTGAATGGTATTTCGTCCCAAATGGAGAATGTGACTCCAGTTGCAATGGACCAGAATGCGATTACCTACTTCGGTAGTCTCATCCAAACGGTAAAAAGCCATAAGCCATCGGTTGAAAATATTCACATACTACAAGAAGAGTATGTTCGGGTTTGCAAAGAAGGAATTCGAATTGAACAGGAGCAAATTGAAATATCGTATGTAGTGCAAGAGATAGAGCGCTCGAAACCGTTTTAA
- a CDS encoding SbcC/MukB-like Walker B domain-containing protein, which produces MSQAKQTGYEISKIELWNFGTYNSYQKIPLSNIQPGSLADLRSHVMFTGKNGSGKSTLMDLIWIALLPDERLLRLGVVETASPEGKKSVKGVRSTTDYILGKYLSGDQSESVARKTASPYLRHEGTSAILLTLTHRETGKSVSIGRFWWYSNHILKNENAFFICRENFSINGGKYNLMNPKGTPYESARLFLRGMKSEYDSLVEVTSKGNEYTRQLGEFFGGIESDDIVLLMKAANAKAIDNVNYFVRDFILSPLKDQAIESLMDRIKETSFLAKKIQDTTAMYELSKQIVEDFDKIEEGFEKQHAGKVKSKLLEIYSLHLENESRINQKQVKEIEIQQCQLVLDQVRPKIKALNDEEMSLAARVNSSDTAMKMREVDSQISLKEQQLDRQNNALRDAKIVAKKVEIEIPTGKDAREKLIAAANSRLATISNVLRDKEESKVKTVIEISRDQDLLNTASDELNYLERNSTSFPKDLYEIKLGMMRDLGIQEKDIMFVGELFMIPSENRNYEKAIKAVFSSIASRLVVHPQYEVEADAWLNRYKNKRRIGIQSLKDFSLSKHVVAAPAQDSVLDKIKFRDPSESSFYYAVREWLQSDFDVRIVEISEFSKRTNMVVTKEGYVKINAKYRVKHGERIDAPIGWDPEQKRSELLAEVKRLRLEIAKSQKSLETITAVIETETHNRMLLMKLLESGLEFLDIPETELSLKALNEQKEDLSKGDDDYNKAKKLWSACRVRRDEALSLESAQSTLIKTYNKEIEALDGAVAESTRILLKVLDEKVSRGQSLNDLFSKDDIDAELTSIKNEVVKSGITFQQFAREFNSEVQNSNSNGVAPNLYKNLNRYKTSYPNPSLEFDVNLNSETLFKKKASGWKEHLTYLGDTELPTCHDEWNRVYSTKLWESIRDFIDTHKKSIEKIKEDIETLNSGIRDMKFEKAYLELGYDDAKDDQRIKEFNRLLDVLEGIFSARFRSLDPKSQADEIDRVLEPFSKFMADGTKRDFATDPRNHFVFYIKSTFRSASGADEATEIFRGSSKDAKSGGQTVQLCYVLLAMALAQKFHFNDPIRGLNTFRFIILDEFADKLDNEKPEGIVKLFGDMGFQAVLLTPYSKVDLLRPMMNKIVSVIKNTDTQHSKAAEIDIDNLSAEERAALIDPSEEEYA; this is translated from the coding sequence ATGAGTCAAGCGAAGCAAACTGGTTATGAAATATCAAAAATTGAATTGTGGAATTTCGGAACGTATAATTCCTATCAAAAAATTCCACTGTCTAATATTCAGCCTGGTTCACTGGCTGACCTTCGATCGCATGTGATGTTTACGGGCAAAAATGGATCGGGGAAATCTACCTTGATGGATTTGATCTGGATTGCACTTTTGCCGGATGAACGATTATTGCGATTAGGCGTTGTGGAGACAGCTTCGCCCGAAGGAAAAAAAAGCGTTAAAGGCGTCAGATCTACGACTGATTATATTCTCGGGAAGTATTTGAGTGGAGATCAGAGCGAGAGCGTTGCTAGGAAGACAGCGAGCCCTTATCTTAGGCATGAAGGAACTTCTGCAATTTTGCTGACGCTGACACATAGAGAAACCGGTAAGAGTGTCTCTATCGGACGATTCTGGTGGTATAGCAACCACATTTTGAAAAATGAAAATGCATTTTTTATCTGTCGTGAGAACTTTTCTATCAACGGTGGAAAATACAATCTAATGAATCCAAAGGGGACGCCTTATGAGAGTGCTCGCCTCTTTCTTCGCGGTATGAAGTCGGAATATGACAGTCTCGTAGAAGTTACCTCCAAAGGAAATGAGTATACGCGGCAACTAGGGGAGTTTTTTGGTGGAATAGAGAGCGATGATATCGTTCTTCTTATGAAAGCGGCAAATGCCAAAGCCATCGACAACGTTAACTATTTTGTTCGTGATTTTATTCTTTCACCTTTGAAAGATCAGGCCATTGAGTCACTCATGGATCGCATTAAGGAAACAAGCTTTCTTGCGAAAAAGATTCAAGATACGACTGCAATGTATGAACTATCTAAGCAGATAGTTGAAGATTTTGATAAGATTGAAGAAGGCTTTGAAAAGCAGCACGCTGGAAAAGTAAAATCGAAGCTTTTGGAGATCTACTCACTACATCTCGAAAATGAGTCGAGAATCAATCAGAAGCAAGTAAAAGAAATTGAAATCCAACAATGCCAACTGGTCTTGGATCAAGTTAGACCGAAAATTAAAGCACTAAATGACGAGGAAATGTCACTAGCGGCCCGGGTTAATTCCTCGGACACTGCGATGAAGATGCGAGAGGTCGATTCACAGATTTCTCTTAAGGAGCAGCAACTAGATCGACAGAATAATGCTTTGAGAGATGCAAAGATCGTGGCCAAAAAAGTTGAAATTGAAATCCCAACGGGTAAGGATGCGCGCGAAAAGCTGATTGCTGCCGCCAATAGTCGGTTGGCTACCATTTCAAATGTGCTAAGGGATAAAGAAGAATCTAAGGTAAAAACCGTCATTGAAATAAGCCGAGACCAGGATCTGTTGAATACCGCCAGCGATGAGCTGAATTATCTCGAACGCAACAGCACTAGTTTTCCTAAGGATCTTTACGAAATTAAGCTTGGAATGATGCGGGATCTTGGCATTCAAGAAAAGGATATAATGTTTGTTGGCGAACTTTTTATGATTCCTTCTGAAAATAGGAATTATGAAAAGGCCATTAAAGCGGTATTCTCGAGTATTGCATCTAGGCTCGTGGTTCATCCTCAATATGAGGTTGAAGCTGACGCCTGGCTGAATCGTTATAAAAACAAGCGACGAATCGGAATTCAGAGTCTGAAGGACTTTTCGTTGTCGAAACATGTAGTGGCGGCGCCAGCACAAGATTCGGTTCTTGATAAAATCAAATTTAGAGATCCATCGGAAAGCTCATTCTACTATGCAGTTCGAGAATGGCTGCAATCCGATTTTGATGTGCGGATAGTTGAAATTTCTGAGTTTTCAAAAAGAACCAACATGGTCGTTACCAAAGAGGGCTATGTTAAGATTAATGCAAAGTATCGTGTTAAACATGGTGAGAGGATTGATGCACCAATAGGTTGGGATCCTGAGCAGAAACGAAGTGAGTTGCTAGCTGAAGTGAAAAGACTTCGTCTTGAGATTGCGAAATCTCAGAAGAGTTTGGAAACGATTACTGCGGTAATTGAAACGGAAACCCATAATCGAATGCTCTTAATGAAATTGTTAGAATCAGGGTTGGAATTTTTGGATATACCAGAGACGGAGCTTTCGTTAAAAGCCCTCAATGAACAAAAAGAGGATCTTTCCAAGGGCGACGATGACTATAATAAGGCCAAAAAACTTTGGTCAGCTTGTAGAGTGCGTAGAGATGAGGCGCTTAGTTTAGAGTCCGCGCAATCGACGCTGATAAAAACATACAATAAAGAGATTGAAGCGTTGGATGGGGCGGTGGCAGAGTCCACAAGAATCCTTCTCAAAGTGTTGGATGAAAAAGTCTCCAGGGGGCAGTCTTTAAACGATTTATTTAGTAAAGATGATATCGATGCAGAACTGACAAGCATTAAGAATGAAGTCGTTAAATCTGGAATCACGTTCCAGCAGTTTGCGCGTGAGTTCAATTCTGAGGTCCAAAACTCAAATAGCAATGGTGTTGCGCCGAATCTATATAAAAATCTAAACAGGTACAAAACATCGTATCCCAATCCCAGTTTGGAATTTGACGTAAATTTAAATAGTGAAACTTTGTTCAAAAAGAAAGCTTCTGGATGGAAAGAGCATTTAACGTATCTTGGCGATACGGAGCTTCCTACATGTCATGATGAGTGGAATAGAGTTTATTCAACTAAGCTTTGGGAATCGATTCGTGATTTCATAGATACTCACAAAAAAAGTATCGAGAAAATCAAGGAAGACATAGAGACACTGAATTCTGGTATCCGTGACATGAAGTTCGAGAAGGCATACTTGGAACTTGGATATGACGATGCTAAGGATGATCAAAGAATTAAAGAGTTTAATCGCCTCTTAGACGTGCTTGAGGGAATCTTTAGTGCACGGTTTAGATCATTAGATCCAAAAAGTCAGGCTGACGAGATTGATCGTGTTTTGGAACCATTTAGTAAATTTATGGCAGATGGCACTAAGAGAGATTTTGCGACAGATCCCAGAAATCATTTTGTATTTTACATTAAATCAACGTTTAGATCTGCTTCCGGGGCTGATGAGGCTACAGAAATATTTAGAGGTTCATCCAAAGATGCCAAATCTGGTGGTCAAACGGTACAGCTTTGTTATGTGTTACTGGCAATGGCCTTAGCCCAGAAGTTTCATTTCAATGATCCTATACGGGGACTAAATACCTTCAGATTCATTATACTGGACGAGTTTGCAGACAAATTGGATAACGAAAAACCAGAAGGAATTGTGAAGTTGTTTGGCGACATGGGTTTTCAGGCGGTATTGCTTACTCCTTATAGCAAAGTTGATCTTCTTCGCCCAATGATGAACAAGATAGTGTCCGTAATTAAAAATACAGATACTCAGCATTCAAAAGCGGCTGAAATTGATATCGACAATTTGTCAGCAGAGGAGCGCGCCGCTCTGATTGACCCGTCTGAAGAGGAGTACGCTTAA
- a CDS encoding BspA family leucine-rich repeat surface protein, with protein sequence MFRYIIALASALVLTGCFIDARIFAGEDLASSIEPTPATPATPSLIITGPAPTFGTSATSFVYTVTYSDVTTVNLTNANISLGGTDTVGCSAVVTNGTTTAATVTVSGCTGDGTVNISVAANTAEDALGNQAPAAGPSSNGSIMNSFIAVFDTRLTEGGSSANTDVTFPLVNWIDYDIDVFWGDGNSQNVNSLGAAGRVISHTYATPGIYEVKIKGSNFPWLQFCFGNDKLKIVDVKQWGKNAFWKLEFMFAYCKNIQISAPDAPNISALQPSGLRGMFQAAENFNSDIEHWNVSTITNFGDMFAGAELFNQPLNGWDVSSATTFRAMFNGASAFNQDISSWNTSNVVDMSLMFLEATAFNSPLAKSGSSWNTSNVTAMNGMFQDADAFNQDISSWTFGAGLLDMDQMFLNADSFNQNLSPWILPGGVSNNLFDSGAANWVLPKPTFPP encoded by the coding sequence TTGTTTCGATACATTATAGCCTTGGCTAGTGCACTGGTATTAACAGGCTGCTTTATTGATGCGAGGATCTTTGCAGGTGAAGATCTTGCATCGTCCATTGAACCCACTCCTGCGACGCCAGCAACACCTTCCTTAATTATTACCGGTCCAGCCCCAACTTTTGGTACATCGGCAACAAGCTTCGTATATACAGTGACTTATTCTGATGTAACGACGGTGAATTTAACTAATGCCAATATCTCTTTAGGTGGGACTGACACTGTGGGATGTAGTGCTGTTGTAACAAATGGTACGACAACAGCTGCAACGGTAACGGTGAGTGGATGTACTGGCGATGGAACTGTGAATATCTCGGTTGCCGCAAATACAGCAGAAGATGCTTTAGGAAATCAGGCACCGGCTGCGGGGCCGTCATCGAATGGTTCGATTATGAATTCTTTTATCGCAGTGTTTGATACGCGTCTTACAGAAGGCGGATCCTCTGCTAACACAGACGTCACATTTCCCTTGGTTAATTGGATTGATTACGATATCGACGTCTTTTGGGGAGACGGAAATAGCCAGAATGTGAACAGTCTTGGAGCTGCCGGAAGAGTCATCTCCCACACCTATGCGACACCCGGAATATACGAAGTAAAAATCAAAGGTAGCAATTTTCCATGGCTGCAGTTCTGTTTTGGCAACGATAAATTAAAAATCGTCGACGTAAAACAGTGGGGTAAGAACGCTTTCTGGAAGCTTGAGTTCATGTTCGCTTACTGTAAGAACATCCAAATCTCTGCACCAGATGCTCCTAATATAAGTGCACTTCAGCCGTCGGGCCTGCGTGGAATGTTCCAAGCAGCAGAAAATTTTAATAGTGATATTGAACACTGGAATGTTTCTACGATAACTAACTTCGGGGATATGTTTGCTGGCGCTGAGCTCTTCAATCAACCGCTAAACGGTTGGGATGTATCAAGCGCTACGACTTTCAGAGCTATGTTTAACGGGGCTTCGGCCTTCAATCAAGACATCAGTTCTTGGAACACATCTAACGTTGTTGATATGAGTCTTATGTTCCTAGAGGCAACAGCGTTTAATTCTCCGCTGGCAAAATCAGGAAGTTCTTGGAACACGTCAAATGTAACTGCGATGAATGGAATGTTCCAAGATGCCGATGCATTTAATCAGGATATTAGCAGTTGGACATTTGGAGCTGGCTTACTGGATATGGATCAAATGTTCTTAAACGCTGATTCGTTCAATCAAAACCTTAGCCCGTGGATTTTACCTGGTGGGGTTAGCAACAACCTCTTTGATTCGGGGGCAGCAAACTGGGTTCTTCCGAAACCTACGTTTCCTCCATAA
- a CDS encoding endonuclease/exonuclease/phosphatase family protein: MKSSRFFPFVISFLITFAGPLMAAAEYVACEPGSSSHVRVATLNLMTTNVPYSFLFGSWDTRSNSISAWARDQQIDILGTQEGTEAMLSTLSKKTPHLQKIFRSRPSPNHNTEYTTLFFNAEKFEMITDGEFWMSKTPDVPDSRNWGSSMARRTVWVQLQNKQTGKTLFVFNAHFDFLSEKARVESAKLALEKVKAIAGQNQVVLMGDLNVTTSEETMSVLDQELVDTRTSSLHAPVGPLSTYIIMERRLDYIYTDHGTKTCLYQVQTPKTKNGTWVSDHLPVIVDIEN, encoded by the coding sequence ATGAAGTCGTCACGTTTTTTTCCTTTTGTTATCAGTTTTTTAATTACCTTTGCAGGCCCGCTAATGGCAGCAGCGGAATATGTGGCTTGTGAACCAGGCAGCTCTTCTCATGTTCGTGTCGCAACCTTGAACCTTATGACTACAAATGTGCCTTATTCATTTCTTTTTGGTTCCTGGGATACACGGTCTAATTCTATATCAGCGTGGGCCAGGGATCAGCAGATCGATATCTTAGGAACCCAGGAAGGCACAGAGGCGATGCTTTCCACACTGTCTAAAAAAACTCCACACCTTCAAAAAATCTTCCGGTCTAGACCCTCTCCAAATCACAATACCGAGTACACAACGTTGTTCTTTAACGCTGAAAAGTTTGAGATGATCACTGATGGCGAATTTTGGATGTCAAAAACTCCTGATGTTCCGGATAGCAGAAACTGGGGAAGTTCTATGGCACGCAGAACGGTTTGGGTGCAGCTTCAGAACAAACAAACGGGTAAAACTCTTTTCGTATTTAATGCGCATTTTGACTTTTTAAGTGAAAAGGCCCGCGTTGAAAGCGCGAAGTTGGCTTTAGAAAAAGTCAAAGCGATTGCGGGCCAGAATCAAGTTGTTTTAATGGGTGATTTAAATGTCACGACTTCAGAAGAAACAATGTCGGTCTTAGATCAAGAGCTGGTTGATACCAGAACAAGCTCGCTACATGCTCCGGTAGGGCCGTTAAGTACTTACATCATCATGGAGCGCCGCTTAGATTATATCTATACGGATCATGGTACTAAAACCTGCCTATACCAGGTGCAAACTCCAAAAACTAAAAACGGCACTTGGGTTTCTGATCATTTGCCTGTCATTGTCGATATCGAAAATTAA
- a CDS encoding ATP-binding protein, with product MRDPAKEIFDSLNLETDVANLISGQVENLYIDFKTKQDHSTKDVDSDLQKILSKSLAGFANADGGVIILGVDAPQNASPSLKPIQPIVLFEQEVNSYISRATSFPVQGVLIKSIPVSGGSLGVVIIYVPKSDQAPHCSMKDKKYYQRIGDSFLPMEHYQIADMFGKRHHPSLAPVVQMSGNVNSRGKIELILGVMNNGRAVGRFLLLNVDSYAGFSFNSYGITGNGHFGLSPFPSATSLSKYRGGSDIVVHPNTDLPVTKMEYHCQVDAAGNVLHPTSDLIIEGQIAADDFPIRKWRVQIPLVDIQGKVSNPRGPAIVIQGEIL from the coding sequence ATGAGAGATCCTGCAAAAGAAATTTTTGATTCGTTAAACTTAGAAACCGACGTTGCAAATTTAATTAGTGGGCAAGTGGAAAATTTGTATATCGACTTTAAAACCAAACAAGATCATAGCACTAAAGATGTAGATTCAGATCTTCAGAAGATTTTGTCCAAAAGCTTGGCTGGTTTTGCGAACGCTGACGGTGGGGTAATAATTCTCGGTGTAGATGCTCCTCAAAATGCATCCCCCTCTTTAAAGCCGATTCAGCCGATCGTTTTATTCGAACAGGAAGTGAATAGTTACATATCTCGTGCAACTTCATTTCCCGTTCAAGGAGTACTGATAAAAAGTATTCCTGTTTCTGGGGGAAGTTTAGGAGTTGTAATAATATACGTTCCTAAGAGTGATCAGGCACCGCATTGTTCAATGAAAGATAAAAAGTATTATCAAAGAATCGGTGATTCATTTTTGCCAATGGAACATTATCAAATAGCCGATATGTTTGGAAAACGGCATCACCCTTCACTCGCTCCTGTCGTACAGATGTCTGGCAATGTGAATAGTAGAGGGAAAATCGAGCTAATTTTGGGAGTTATGAATAATGGGAGGGCCGTGGGCAGATTCCTTCTATTGAATGTTGATTCATATGCCGGATTTTCGTTTAATTCCTACGGCATTACCGGAAATGGCCATTTTGGTCTTTCTCCATTTCCAAGCGCGACTAGTCTATCTAAATATAGAGGAGGATCTGATATTGTTGTTCATCCTAATACTGACTTACCTGTTACAAAAATGGAGTACCATTGTCAGGTCGATGCAGCTGGAAACGTTTTGCACCCAACTAGCGATTTAATTATTGAGGGTCAGATAGCAGCTGATGACTTTCCAATTAGAAAGTGGAGAGTTCAAATTCCACTCGTAGATATCCAGGGTAAAGTAAGCAATCCCAGAGGACCGGCAATAGTCATTCAGGGTGAGATATTATAG
- a CDS encoding type IV pilus modification PilV family protein — MRIKTRSGFSITEILIGVAIIMIIALAFASLTTTMMKEMKGLTQKADAAELRNSMILALSNSNVCSWQLQGRTIRTTGVTSTNASSTTITLQNLYAGLNTNSFVIAQTGGSVSVSQSSLRVASIILRDIFSTGTPNEFIGTFHVSFDESTLVRSIKNATTQVVFIVNPSDPPNARRIVGCTSSGSRSFLLGTPYLRQFHSQIDLGCGNMNTGKMFWDSACHRYCSIGCEVGGQDQICTTPIPGQGYPGGVATECGGSTQRAVCLCLR, encoded by the coding sequence TTGAGAATTAAAACCCGTTCCGGTTTCTCCATTACCGAAATCCTCATCGGAGTAGCGATCATTATGATCATCGCTCTAGCCTTCGCCTCTCTCACCACGACTATGATGAAAGAAATGAAAGGCCTTACTCAGAAAGCCGACGCTGCAGAACTTCGCAATAGCATGATATTAGCTCTTTCGAATTCCAACGTGTGCAGCTGGCAGCTTCAAGGTAGAACGATTCGGACCACTGGAGTTACCTCAACTAATGCAAGCTCGACAACAATTACCCTTCAAAATCTTTATGCAGGTCTTAATACGAACTCATTCGTCATCGCGCAAACAGGCGGAAGCGTTTCAGTAAGTCAAAGCTCACTTAGAGTCGCAAGTATCATCTTAAGAGACATCTTCAGCACAGGTACTCCAAATGAATTCATTGGTACTTTCCACGTCTCTTTCGATGAAAGTACCCTAGTGCGCTCTATTAAGAACGCTACTACACAAGTTGTCTTTATTGTTAATCCTTCGGATCCACCTAACGCTCGACGTATCGTGGGTTGTACAAGCTCGGGCTCTAGATCATTTCTTTTAGGTACACCCTATTTACGACAGTTCCACAGCCAGATTGACCTCGGCTGCGGAAATATGAACACCGGAAAAATGTTTTGGGATTCTGCCTGCCATCGGTACTGCAGTATCGGGTGCGAGGTTGGTGGCCAGGACCAGATCTGCACAACACCGATCCCGGGACAAGGTTACCCAGGAGGTGTCGCAACAGAATGCGGTGGCTCTACGCAAAGAGCCGTCTGCCTTTGTCTTAGATAA